The genomic segment gggaagcatagtaaaacattctcagaacctttaaacccccaaggaagcatagtaaaacattctcagaacctttaaacccccagggaaacatagtaaaacattctccgaacctttaaacccccagggaaacatagtaaaacattctcagaacctttaaacccccagggaaacatagtaaaacattctccgAACCTTTAAACCCAcagggaagcatagtaaaacattctcagaacctttaaacccccagggaaacatagtaaaacattctcagaacctttaaacccccagggaaacatcgcaaaacattctcagaacctttaaacccccagggaaacatagcaaaacattctcagaacctttaaacccccagggaaacatagtaaaacattctcagaacctttaaacccccagggaaacatagtaaaacattatCAGAACCTTTAAACACCcagggaagcatagtaaaacattctcagaacctttaaacccccagggaagcagagtaaaacattctcagaacctttaaacccccagggaaacatagtaaaacattctcagaacctttaaacccccagggaagcagagtaaaacattctcagaacctttaaacacccagggaagcatagtaaaacattctcagaaccgttaaacccccagggaagcatagtaaaacattctccgaacctttaaacccccagggaagcatagtaaaacattctcagaacctttaaacccccagggaaacatagtaaaacattctcagaacctttaaacccccagggaaacatagtaaaacattatCAGAACCTTTAAACACCcagggaagcatagtaaaacattctcagaacctttaaacccccagggaaacatagtaaaacattctcagaacctttaaacccccagggaagcagagtaaaacattctcagaacctttaaacacccagggaagcatagtaaaacattctcagaaccgttaaacccccagggaagcatagtaaaacattctcagaacctttaaacccccagggaagcatagtaaaacattctcagaagcTTTAAACCCCCAAggaagcatagtaaaacattctcagaacctttaaacccccagggaaacatagtaaaacattctcagaacctttaaacccccagggaaacatagtaaaacattctcagaacctttaaaccaccagggaaacatagtaaaacattctccgAACCTTTAAACCCAcagggaagcatagtaaaacattctccgAACCTTTAAACCCAcagggaagcatagtaaaacattctcagaacctttaaacccccagggaaacatagtaaaacattctcagaacctttaaacccccagggaaacatagcaaaacattctcagaacctttaaacgcccagggaaacatagtaaaacattctcagaacctttaaacccacagggaaacatagtaaaacattatCAGAACCTTTAAACACCcagggaagcatagtaaaacattctcagaacctttaaacccccagggaagcatagtaaaacattctcagaactgTTAAACCCCTagggaagcatagtaaaacattctcagaacctttaaacccccagggaagcatagtaaaacattctcagaacctttaaacccccagggaaacatagtaaaacattctcagaacctttaaacccccagggaaacatagcaaaacattctcagaacctttaaacccccagggaaacatagtaaaacattctcagaacctttaaacccccagggaaacatagtaaaacattatCAGAACCTTTAAACACCcagggaagcatagtaaaacattctcagaacctttaaacccccagggaaacatagtaaaacattctcagaacctttaaacccccagggaagcagagtaaaacattctcagaacctttaaacacccagggaagcatagtaaaacattctcagaaccgttaaacccccagggaagcatagtaaaacattctcagaacctttaaacccccagggaagcatagtaaaacattctcagaacctttaaaccccaagggaagcatagtaaaacattctcagaacctttaaacccccatggaagcatagtaaaacattctcagaacctttaaacccccagggaagcatagtaaaacattctcagaacctttcaacccccagggaagcatagtaaacattctcagaacctttaaacccccagggaaacatagtaaaacattctcagaacctttaaacccccagggaaacatagtaaaacattctcagaacctttaaacccccagggaagcatagtaaaacattctcagaacctttaaacccccaaggaaacatagtaaaacattctcagaacctttaaaccccagggaagcatagtaaaacattctcagaacctttaaaaccccagggaaacatagtaaaacattctcagaacctttaaacccccagggaaacatagtaaaacattctccgAACCTTTAAACCCACAAGGAAtcctagtaaaacattctcagaacctttaaacccccagggaagcagagtaaaacattctcagaacctttaaacacccagggaagcatagtaaaacattctcagaacctttaaacacccagggaagcatagtaaaacattctcagaaccgttaaacccccagggaagcatagtaaaacattctcagaacctttaaacccccagggaagcatagtaaaacattctcagaacctttaaaccccaagggaagcatagtaaaacattctcagaacctttaaacccccatggaagcatagtaaaacattctcagaacctttaaacccccagggaagcatagtaaaacattctcagaacctttcaacccccagggaagcatagtaaacattctcagaacctttaaacccccagggaaacatagtaaaacattctcagaacctttaaacccccagggaaacatagtaaaacattctcagaacctttaaacccccagggaagcatagtaaaacattctcagaacctttaaacccacaaggaaacatagtaaaacattctcagaacctttaaaccccagggaagcatagtaaaacattctcagaacctttaaaaccccagggaaacatagtaaaacattctcagaacctttaaacccccagggaaacatagtaaaacattctccgAACCTTTAAACCCACAAGGAAtcctagtaaaacattctcagaagctttaaacccccagggaaacatagtaaaacattcccagaacctttaaacccccagggaagcatagtaaaacattctcagaacctttaaacccccagggaaacatagtaaaacattctcagaacctttaaacccccagggaagcatagtaaaacattctcagaacctttaaacacccagggaagcatagtaaaacattctcagaacctttaaacccccaaggaagcatagtaaaacattctcagaacctttaaacccccagggaaacatagtaaaacattctccgaacctttaaacccccagggaaacatagtaaaacattctcagaacctttaaacccccagggaaacatagtaaaacattctccgAACCTTTAAACCCAcagggaagcatagtaaaacattctcagaacctttaaacccccagggaaacatagtaaaacattctcagaacctttaaacccccagggaaacatcgcaaaacattctcagaacctttaaacccccagggaaacatagcaaaacattctcagaacctttaaacccccagggaaacatagtaaaacattctcagaacctttaaacccccagggaaacatagtaaaacattatCAGAACCTTTAAACACCcagggaagcatagtaaaacattctcagaacctttaaacccccagggaaacatagtaaaacattctcagaacctttaaacccccagggaagcagagtaaaacattctcagaacctttaaacacccagggaagcatagtaaaacattctcagaaccgttaaacccccagggaagcatagtaaaacattctccgaacctttaaacccccagggaagcatagtaaaacattctcagaacctttaaacccccaaggaagcatagtaaaacattctcagaacctttaaacccccagggaaacatagtaaaacattctcagaacctttaaacccccagggaaacatagtaaaacattctcagaacctttaaacccccagggaaacatagtaaaacattctccgAACCTTTAAACCCAcagggaagcatagtaaaacattctccgAACCTTTAAACCCAcagggaagcatagtaaaacattctcagaacctttaaacccccagggaaacatagtaaaacattctcagaacctttaaacccccagggaaacatagcaaaacattctcagaacctttaaacccccagggaaacatagtaaaacattctcagaacctttaaacccacagggaaacatagtaaaacattatCAGAACCTTTAAACACCcagggaagcatagtaaaacattctcagaacctttaaacccccagggaagcatagtaaaacattctcagaactgttaaacccccagggaagcatagtaaaacattctcagaacctttaaacccccagggaagcatagtaaaacattctcagaacctttaaacccccagggaaacatagtaaaacattctcagaacctttaaacccccagggaaacatagcaaaacattctcagaacctttaaacccccagggaaacatagtaaaacattctcagaacctttaaacccccagggaaacatagtaaaacattatCAGAACCTTTAAACACCcagggaagcatagtaaaacattctcagaacctttaaacccccagggaaacatagtaaaacattctcagaacctttaaacccccagggaagcagagtaaaacattctcagaacctttaaacacccagggaagcatagtaaaacattctcagaaccgttaaacccccagggaagcatagtaaaacattctcagaacctttaaacccccagggaagcatagtaaaacattctcagaacctttaaaccccaagggaagcatagtaaaacattctcagaacctttaaacccccatggaagcatagtaaaacattctcagaacctttaaacccccagggaagcatagtaaaacattctcagaacctttcaacccccagggaagcatagtaaaacattctcagaaactttaaacccccagggaagcATACTAAAACATTCTAAGAtcctttaaacccccagggaagcatagtaaaacattctcagaacctttaaacccccagggaagcatagtaaaacattctcagaacctttaaacccccagtGAAGCATagtaaacattctcagaacctttaaacccccagggaaacatagtaaaacattctcagaacctttaaacccccagggaaacatagtaaaacattctcagaacctcgcTGCAATCTAAAAAATGAAGGTTCCCAGAACAGGAAAAATGTATACTTCTTGTTCTCAGAACCTTTCAATAAGGTTGagttttaccggtcaggaaacgtatggctttGTTCCCAGAACCTATGGGAAACAAAAAAtgtacattcccacaacttccaaggaaacAAATGTGATAGCTGGGCCAGGACTATCAGTTGAAATAGAAACCTAACAGCACACTTAAGTTTCACTTTCCCCATAGCATTCCTGTTGAAGGCAACAGTTTTAAGAAAGCTATTTGCATAACTGCCAGGTcattcttagctacagtataagtgtgtgtgaagaagaaggataacAACAACAAGTCAAAGGGTTTGGCTACTTCACCAAAAGAGCAATGACTAACCAAGAATGGATTAGGATTTTTCAATCAAAGGTCAAAAATCTGAAGAGGAATAAGAGAGACCGCTGGCGTATCGAGATGGATGATTCCATTAAGGCAGACAATGTGAAATTAGGCTGGCATCAGTACATCAGTGGGGCATTTGGAAGGTAGGAGTCCTTTTGATATTGTTGcactgtgtgtgttacctgttagGTGCTAACATAGACAACCAAAAACAGGTAATTGTGTGTATCAGATAAATCAAATACATTAGACTGATAGTTGACATTGAAGTTTTAATTTAAAGGGTAAATGCTGTAAAATGTTTTAAACTATAGTAGATAGATATATTTAAActgtatgctgaacaaaaatataaaagcaacaatttcaacgattttacggagttacagttcatataaggaaatcagtcaattgggtgcatggctgcacccctgcccagtcatgtgaaatccatagattagggctgaTTTagtcaatcagaatgagtttttccccacaaaagggctttattacagacagaaataagcCTCAGCTCCCCCCCTCAGATGATccggcaggtgaagaagccggatgtggaggtcctgggctggcttgATTACACacggtctgcagttgtgaggccggttgcaAGTattgccaaattttctaaaattatgttggggacggcttatggtagagaaattaaatgagctctggcaacatctctggtggacattcctgcagtcagcattccaaattgcatgctccctcaaaacttaagacatctgtggcattgtgttgtgtgacaaaactgcacattttagagtgctcctttattgtccccagtacaaagtgcacctgtgtaatgatcatgctctttaatcagcttattgatatgccacacctgtcaggttgatggattatcttggcaaaggagaaatgctcactaacagggatgtagacaaatttgtgcacaaaatttgagagaaataagcttgtgCGTATGGAAAAGTTTGGGGATATTTTACTTCAGCTCATGGAACAAGGGACCAACACtcacatatttttgttcagtatattgtTCAGTATATTTCTCTAGCTTTCATGTAGCCCTCTGAAAAAGTATGTTTGAATGCAATTCTTTGTAATTCAACACCAGGTAAAGACTGTGCCTGGGGTTGAATTACAAAGAATACTTGCGCAAAGTATAACAGTTGTTGATTAGTTGATTACAGTTGATTACAGTTGATTACAGTTGATTACAACAGCACCGTAATGGATTTCAACAATTGCTCTGTTAAAAGCTGCTTCTGTCTGAAACCCActtccccttttttctccaatttACACATGAAGGTTCAAGTGCTCCAAGTGTAACAGAAGTTGGTCCTCTGGCCGGGTGAATGTGGTGTTTCACATGCATCTATCGTCAGGGCAGGGAATGGTGAAAGTGCGATGTTTGCGTCAGGAATGCAGGCAATGTGACGGCGCTCTTATGGAGGAGGCCAGTTTCGATGAGGAGAAACTCCAAGTCCTACTGGAGAAACTGATGGAGAAGATTCGTGTCAAGTGCTACCACGAGAACCTGGGCAAGAGAAACAGACGTGATTTCGATGACGAAGACGATGAAGGTCCCCCCCATGAGAGTGCCCATTGCGAAGCCTGCAGTATGGGCCTTTGCACAAAGCGTTTTAAAGCCCGGTAGAATATGGTAGAAATAGACTGGTATACGCCCTAATACACTTTTTATAATATTTCTCTTTGTTTACTTGTCTATATCTAGTGGTCATTGGTACACCCTAATGTCTGATTGCTAAAGCTATTTGTTGATTAAATAAATGCAGTGAGACACTGGTGGAACTGGTGGAAGATAGGTGTGGCTGCACAGGGCACAATGAAAGTGGAATAAGAGCCTCAGCAACGTGAgattagagaggtagagaaggttCCTCAGCTATGTGAggttagagaggtagagaaggttCCTCAGCTATGTGAggttagagaggtagagaaggttCCTCAGCTATGTGAGGTTAGAGAAGTAGAGAAGGTTCCTCAGCTATGTGGGGTTAGAGAAGTAGAGAAGGTTCCTCAGCTATGTGAggttagagaggtagagaaggttCCTCAGCTATGTGAGGTTAGAGAAGTAGAGAAGGTTCCTCTACTATGTAAGGTTAGAGAAGTAGAGAAGGTTCCTCTACTATGTGAGGTTAGAGAAGGTTCCTCAACTATGTAAGGTTAGAGAAGTAGAGAAGGTTCCTCAGCTATGTGGGGTTAGAGAAGTAGAGAAGGTTCCTCAGCTATGTGAGGTTAGAGAAGTAGAGAAGGTTCCTCAGCTATGTGGggttagagaggtagagaaggttCCTCAGCTATGTAAGGTTAGAGAAGTAGAGAAGGTTCCTCTACTATGTAAGGTTAGAGAAGGTTCCTCAACTATGTGGggttagagaggtagagaaggttCCTCAGCTATGTGAGGTTAGAGAAGTAGAGAAGGTTCCTCAGCTATGTGGGGTTAGAGAAGTAGAGAAGGTTCCTCAGCTATGTGGggttagagaggtagagaaggttCCTCAGCTATGTGGggttagagaggtagagaaggttCCTCAGCTATGTGGggttagagaggtagagaaggttCCTCTACTTGTGATTCCTTTGAAGAGGAAATGGATTGCCTTTATTTTGCAGCTGTTCCAGTGTGTGTACAAACaatgtgtcacgtcctgaccttagttccttttctatgtctctattttggtttggtcagggcgtgagtcggggtgggcattctatgtgttttttctatgttttctatttctatgtgtttggcctggtgtggttcccaatcagaggcagctgtcaatcgttgtctctgattgagaaccatacttaggtagccttttcccacctgtgttttgtgggtaattattttttctgtgtgtgtttgtgtgcacctcgGGTTGTGTCACggtcttttttttcttctgtttacCTGTTTGTTTCTTGGTTGTTTCGGTTTCACTttcattaaaagatgtggaactacatgcacgctgcgccttggttgatttatgacagggagtttgacgATAGCGAGCGTGACACAAAGCTTTATTACTGTCATTGAATTATTCTGCTGGTACACCAACAATACTGTTTGGGTCTGTGTATTTCCTGTCTTACTCCACAGTGTGTCTATTTGTAATTGTAATCCAATCTAATGAAGGCGAAACGAGTTTTATTGCACAAGACATTTGTTGATGATGGGGTGTGATATTAGGCGTGAACTACTACAAGACACAGCATGTCACTCTTGTATTCTTACGTGGAAATGTATTACCCATAACCAAAATAAACACACCACAtatcctctttctctttcatgATGATGACTTAGCCTTTATGGTAACGGTGACAGGCCTGCACTGGCCAcaacactgccccccccccccctttgacaaAGACGATGCAAATAAACACAATACAAATAAAATGGCTTTATGAACGAATGTATTATTGGCAGCTAAAGTTAAAAAGGTTCAACTGTATTTTAGTACCGTTTCCTCCATACAGGTTTAGCTACTCCTAGCAACAATTATTTGAATGTTCATCTTAACACGATGctgatttttattttaccttcattttactaggcaagtcagttaagaacaaattcttattttcaatgacagcctaggaacagtgggttaactgcctgttcagaacgacagatttgtagctcggggattcgaacttgcaacctttcggttactagtccaacgctctaaccactaggctaccctgccgcccctgtctCTGTTTACACGATGCTGATGTTTACAGACACATTAGTACTTGATTGCAGATATCTACGAATAAAGAGGTCTCCTTAATTAAGTCATGAACTAATTCCAGGACTCATATTATCGCCCGTCTATAATTAATTTATCAGCCTCTATGTTGTATCAGACACGAGATAGAGAATAAAGAGATAGAGAACCCCCATTTCATAAGTTATATAACAAATGATTTGGGTGGGAGAGCTGAATGGGGGGACATTGGGACACCTGTTCCATTGTGTGCTGAGGTGAACCCTCAGCTCATTTCCATAGCCCAGTACGTGTATTGTCTGCAGAGCTGTGGTACACTATCGTCCGATGCCCACTGGTTGCACTTGTTGCGTAGGTTGGTACACCACAGCTCTGAGGTGAAATGTCCCCTATGTACAGatttaggatcagcttcccctcccccaatcctaaccttaaccattagtgtggAAAATGATACACTGACCCAggatcagcatctaggggcaacttcaccctccACCACAGCCATTTACTGTGGCTCACGCCTGTTTTGTATCCAACCCCGTGCAGGTAAAGTAGCTCTGTACCACAAGAGTTCACCTGCTCTACTGACCACCTCATTTGCCCCAAGGTTTATGGATCTCACTCATGGTCTTCTCTGTTGCTAGGCATATTTCTACCACATTTCTACAACACTTTAGTTTGATTGCACAATcaagaaccaattctttctttggccgcctctccttccagttctctgctgccaatgactggaacgaactacaaaaatctctgaaactggaaacacttatctccctcactagctttaagcaccaactgtcagagcagctcacagattactgcacctgtacatagcccacctataatttagcccaaacaactacctctttcccaactgtatttaatttttatttatttatttattttgctcctttgcaccccattattttttatttctactttgcacattcttccattgcaaaactaccattccagtattttacttgctatattgtatttactttgccatcatggccttttttgcctttacctcccttctcacctcacattgtatatagacttgtttatactgcattattgactgtatgtttgtttttactccatgtgtaactctgtgtcgttttatctgtcgaactgctttgctttatcttggccaggtcgcaattgtaaatgagaacttgttctcaacttgcctacctggttaaataaaggtaaaataaataaaaataaataaaagaatatCATTGAATCCTCGTGTCACTTCAGAGAACTTTGTTGCAGGAGAACTGTGTTCAAACTTGAAAACAGTCTGGAGCTGTAAGATTTTCTGTGGATTCTCCAACAGCAACTTATGATATGACATGACAATACATCAACATAAGTGGTTAACTATGCAAATTAGTCTGTATATATAAAATGTGTTCCAGCTGGTGAGGAGATGCCATCGCTATGGGAGTGAGGTAACAATGCTCTGCTCTGAACAGTTCTTCAGCCATATGATCGAAACGGTCAAGAACTTGTAGCTTGCTGCTTGATGGCAGCCAAGGATTTTTCCAAAATGGAGGTAAATATCTTTCATTCTAATGCCTTTCGTTACAATTGGGGGTTTTACGTTACTtaagttgtgtgtctgtgtgttgtgctTCAATGCATTACTGTAATTGG from the Oncorhynchus kisutch isolate 150728-3 linkage group LG4, Okis_V2, whole genome shotgun sequence genome contains:
- the LOC109889023 gene encoding receptor-transporting protein 2; this encodes MTNQEWIRIFQSKVKNLKRNKRDRWRIEMDDSIKADNVKLGWHQYISGAFGRFKCSKCNRSWSSGRVNVVFHMHLSSGQGMVKVRCLRQECRQCDGALMEEASFDEEKLQVLLEKLMEKIRVKCYHENLGKRNRRDFDDEDDEGPPHESAHCEACSMGLCTKRFKAR